The genomic window GGATTCGGGTGAGGTGCTGGCCCGGGGCAACGTCGTCCTCGAGGGCTACTGGCGGCAGCCGGAGGCCACCGCGGAGGCCCTCGAAGGAGGCTGGTTCCACACCGGCGACGGGGGACTGCTCGACGACGAGAACTACCTGACCATTTCCGACCGCAAGAAGGACGTCATCATCACCGGCGGCGAGAACGTGTCGTCGATCGAAGTCGAGGACTGTCTCTACCAGCTCGACGGCATCGCCGAGTGCGCAGTCATCGGCATCCCGGATGCGAAATGGGGAGAGACGATCAAGGCGGTCGTGGTGACCTCCGCCGGGTCCCGGCTTGACGCCGCAGCCGTCATCGCGCACTGCAAGCAGCGGTTGGCCGGCTACAAGGCTCCCACCTCGGTTGACTTCGTGGACGCCATCCCACGAACCGCGACCGGCAAGGTGCAGAAATACAAGCTCCGGGAACCGTACTGGCGGGATCGGAACCGCCAGGTGAACTGAGCGCTACCACAGCTCGGACCCGATCCCGGGCGCTGCGGGACCGGGGAAATTCAAGGCACCGAGACCGAGGTGAGCACGGACCCGACCACCTCGGAGCGGCGTACCGGATCCACCAGCGGGCGCTCGTCGCGTCCCACGACGTAGAACGCATCGACCGCGTCGGTGCCCAACGTGCTGACCCGCG from Mycobacteriales bacterium includes these protein-coding regions:
- a CDS encoding AMP-dependent synthetase, with the protein product DSGEVLARGNVVLEGYWRQPEATAEALEGGWFHTGDGGLLDDENYLTISDRKKDVIITGGENVSSIEVEDCLYQLDGIAECAVIGIPDAKWGETIKAVVVTSAGSRLDAAAVIAHCKQRLAGYKAPTSVDFVDAIPRTATGKVQKYKLREPYWRDRNRQVN